One window of the Sander lucioperca isolate FBNREF2018 chromosome 5, SLUC_FBN_1.2, whole genome shotgun sequence genome contains the following:
- the LOC116067384 gene encoding uncharacterized protein LOC116067384, protein MAVVVIGVLQRGGLRYNFHFTQKQTQHTPGSYHHRPGRIHPAQHAVKTQENLYSELKVFRQEAMFVSGLFGFCLLAVSVGFLGRPGLAHNGKMHSKFLQDTVVPEPAQCLVSRIYNLIRPAESKDDRSCWQDCFAETDCHMAVVTKRISGEQQCLLVNCLNHGKHSLPRDPSAEITVYSKSTIDDEQRANLMKRAHGAVDERLRCYERSCQSESPRFFYNSTSSRCERLFGDCGSNTNTFKTLESCATLCYNNVRCNRPVDYGETPRIRFSNNTDNRGKPKDTTVNFYFYNVSSGSCEGFHFRGSVSNGNLFFSVKECESLCGDVKAAATSPPAVVSAAATSPPAEDPGTTAAVPTKRIAAATSPPAVVSAAATSPPAEDPGNITHLCYPASSVLL, encoded by the exons ATGGCAGTTGTGGTTATAGGTGTGTTACAAAGGGGAGGGCTCAGGTACAACTTTCAttttacacaaaaacaaacccaGCACACACCTGGGAGTTATCATCACCGTCCTGGTCGGATTCATCCGGCTCAACACGCAgtaaaaacacaagaaaacCTTTATTCAGAGCTGAAGGTTTTCAGACAGGAAGCCATGTTTGTGAGCGGTCTGTTTGGGTTCTGTCTGCTCGCGGTGTCGGTGGGTTTCCTGGGCCGGCCTGGCCTGGCCCACAATGGTAAGATGCATTCAAAGTTTCTACAGGATACCGTTGTCCCCGAGCCAGCGCAGTGCCTCGTCTCCAGGATCTACAATCTGATCCGGCCGGCGGAGAGTAAAGACGACCGGAGCTGCTGGCAGGATTGTTTTGCAGAGACGGACTGCCACATGGCTGTGGTGACCAAACGGATCAGTGGCGAACAACAGTGTCTCCTGGTTAACTGTCTGAACCACGGCAAACACTCGTTACCCAGAGATCCCAGCGCAGAGATCACCGTTTACTCAAAGAGCACCATTGACGATG AACAAAGAGCCAATCTCATGAAACGTGCACATGGAGCAGTTGACGAGAGAC TTCGATGTTATGAGCGCAGCTGCCAGTCGGAGAGTCCCAGATTCTTCTACAACAGCACCAGTTCCAGGTGTGAACGGCTCTTCGGTGACTGTGGGTCCAACACGAACACATTTAAGACCCTGGAAAGCTGTGCAACTCTCTGCTATAACAACG TCCGTTGCAATCGGCCCGTGGATTACGGTGAAACCCCCCGTATTCGCTTCAGCAACAACACTGACAATAGAGGCAAACCTAAAGACACCACTGTCAACTTCTACTTCTACAACGTGTCGAGTGGGAGCTGTGAAGGATTTCACTTCAGAGGAAGTGTGTCCAACGGGAACCTCTTTTTTTCCGTGAAGGAGTGTGAAAGTCTCTGTGGTGATGTCAAAG CTGCTGCAACCAGCCCACCTGCTGTGGTTTCAG CTGCTGCAACCAGCCCACCTGCTGAGGATCCAG GTACCACAGCAGCCGTTCCTACAAAGAGGATAG CTGCTGCAACCAGCCCACCTGCTGTGGTTTCAG CTGCTGCAACCAGCCCACCTGCTGAGGATCCAGGTAACATCACACATCTGTGTTATCCTGCATCATCTGTACTTTTATAA